From Rutidosis leptorrhynchoides isolate AG116_Rl617_1_P2 chromosome 3, CSIRO_AGI_Rlap_v1, whole genome shotgun sequence, a single genomic window includes:
- the LOC139896552 gene encoding uncharacterized protein codes for MRKRDLAILMLAAFAIFFSLQHEGDFSFKEAWYHLSDEYPIKYEGERLPPPIVSDLNGDGKKEVLVATHDAKIQVLEPHSRRVDEGFSEARVLAEVTLLPDKIRVASGRRAVAMATGVVDRTFKRGQVQKQVLVVVTSGWSIMCFDHNLKKLWETNVQDDFPHNAHHREISISVTNYTLKYGDAGLVIVGGRMEMQPHMHLDPFEEIKMAEESADQHRRSASEKESEASAAVDLRHFAFYAFAGKTGSLRWSRKNENVEAAPSDESPLIPQHNYKLDVHALNRRQPGEFECREFRESVLGTMPHHWDRREDTMLKLAHFRHHKRKAVKRTPGKNSNYPFHKPEENHPPGKDDSKKISNLIGKAANFAKSAKTKKASPYVPTITNYTQLWWVPNVVVAHEKEGIEVLHLASGRTLCKLHLQEGGLHADVNGDGVLDHVQAVGGNGAEQTVVSGSMEVLKPCWAVATSGVPVREQLFNVSICHHSPFNLFPHGEYSRSFGRALDVNSLEVATPILIPTNDGHKHRKGSHGDIVFLTNRGEVTAYSPGLHGHEAIWNWQLLTGATWSNLPSPSGMMDAGYVVPTLKPFNLRMHDNLHLILAAGDQEAVVISPGGSRLASIDLPAPPTHALVDADFSNDGLTDLIVVTSNGVYGFVQTRQPGALFFSTLVGCLIIVMGVIFVMQHLDTMKGKPRVSSGHI; via the exons ATGCGGAAGCGAGATTTAGCGATTCTTATGCTCGCTGCGTTCGCCATTTTTTTCTCACTTCAG CATGAAGGCGATTTTTCATTTAAAGAGGCGTGGTATCATTTATCAGATGAATATCCAATTAAATACGAAGGAGAACGACTTCCGCCACCGATTGTATCCGATTTAAATGGTGATGGAAAGAAAGAGGTGCTTGTGGCTACTCATGATGCTAAAATTCAg GTTCTGGAGCCTCACTCTAGGCGTGTGGATGAAGGGTTTAGTGAGGCTCGTGTTCTTGCAGAGGTGACCCTGTTGCCTGATAAGATCCGTGTTGCTTCTGGTAGACGAGCAGTAGCCATGGCTACAGGGGTGGTTGATCGAACTTTCAAACGTGGTCAAGTACAAAAACAGGTGTTGGTTGTTGTGACTTCAGGTTGGTCTATAATGTGCTTTGATCACAACCTTAAAAAGCTATGGGAAACAAATGTTCAG GACGATTTTCCACACAATGCTCACCATAGGGAGATATCTATATCTGTAACTAATTATACATTAAAATATGGAGATGCTGGGCTTGTGATTGTTGGAGGACGGATGGAGATGCAGCCACAT ATGCACCTTGATCCTTTTGAAGAAATTAAGATGGCTGAAGAAAGTGCCGATCAACACAGAAGAAGCGCAAGTGAAAAAGAA TCTGAAGCATCAGCGGCTGTGGATTTACGCCACTTTGCATTCTACGCTTTTGCGGGTAAAACCGGTTCACTCCGTTGGAGTAGAAAGAACGAG AATGTTGAAGCAGCACCGTCAGATGAATCTCCACTAATTCCACAACATAATTATAAGCTTGATGTTCATGCTCTTAACAGGCGTCAACCAGGAGAG TTTGAATGCAGGGAATTCAGAGAATCAGTCCTTGGAACTATGCCACATCACTGG GATAGGCGAGAGGATACAATGCTAAAGCTGGCCCACTTTAGGCACCACAAAAGAAAGGCAGTTAAGAGAACCCCTGGAAAGAATTCAAACTACCCGTTCCACAAACCCGAGGAAAACCATCCTCCAGGAAAAGACGATTCCAAAAAGATTTCAAATTTGATTGGAAAAGCTGCAAATTTTGCTAAATCAGCCAAAACTAAAAAG GCATCACCTTATGTTCCGACAATTACAAATTATACTCAACTTTGGTGGGTACCCAATGTTGTGGTTGCTCATGAAAAAGAAGGGATTGAGGTTTTGCATTTGGCATCTGGTCGCACATTATGCAAG CTTCACCTTCAAGAAGGTGGCCTGCATGCTGATGTCAACGGTGATGGAGTTCTTGATCATGTCCAG GCTGTTGGTGGAAACGGTGCTGAACAAACCGTTGTTAGTGGTTCAATGGAAGTCTTAAAACCTTGTTGGGCCGTTGCAACATCTGGTGTACCAGTACGAGAACAACTTTTTAATGTTTCCATATGTCATCACTCTCCTTTTAACTTATTCCCACACGGAGAATATTCTAGAAGCTTTGGACGAGCTCTAGATGTGAATTCGCTTGAGGTTGCTACGCCAATTCTCATCCCAACAAATGATGGCCATAAACATCGTAAGGGAAGCCATGGAGACATTGTTTTTCTAACTAATCGTGGAGAG GTAACAGCTTATTCTCCTGGTCTGCACGGACATGAAGCTATTTGGAATTGGCAGCTGTTGACTGGGGCAACATGGTCAAACCTTCCATCCCCATCAGGGATGATGGATGCTGGTTATGTGGTCCCCACTCTGAAACCGTTCAATTTGCGGATGCATGATAATCTGCATTTGATCTTAGCAGCAGGAGATCAAGAGGCCGTTGTGATTTCACCTGGAGGAAGTCGACTAGCATCGATTGACCTTCCTGCACCACCAACTCATGCGTTAGTCGATGCTGACTTTTCGAATGATGGGTTAACAGATCTGATTGTTGTGACTTCAAATGGTGTGTATGGGTTTGTGCAAACAAGGCAGCCGGGTGCACTCTTCTTTAGCACACTTGTTGGTTGCTTGATTATTGTGATGGGAGTTATATTCGTCATGCAACACTTAGATACCATGAAAGGAAAACCTAGAGTTTCATCAGGCCACATTTAA
- the LOC139900231 gene encoding probable methyltransferase PMT27 → MATAKHRTSKRSSGSSYASTVTTVIFMCIFILGVWMLTSNSYVSSNKSTTRLTHATSSQTRSPKIHVETPAFEDNPGDLPDDAIRPDDGSAPRIDRSNETKPQVDKQPHVQKKVKYGEVELSEEGNVTQNQSIETVQQTTANEDRRRKGEHQEKNNDKQDELDDNEEHGITEEDEENRLDKDHHQQKIGEDRIRNKEKPIETHQTKETKPLSKEDKIEPTIIAQTNDSNAAAGDTMMVPKESNESKNEWKTQLGQSEDEKERQADVAADYKWELCNVRSGTDYIPCLDNVKAIRKLPSRGHFEHRERHCPEEGPTCLVPIPEGYRTPIPWPQSRDKIWFRNVPHKSLAKIKGHQNWVKVSGEFLAFPGGGTQFIHGALHYIDVLQQAVPEIAWGKHTRVVLDVGCGVASFGGYLFDRDVLTMSFAPNDEHESQIQFALERGIPAISAVMGTRRLPFPSNVFDLIHCARCRVPWHREGGMLLLEINRLLRPGGYFVWSATPVYRKNVDDSQIWADMSALTVAMCWELVTIKKDKLDYVDVAIYRKPESNECYNVRKKQKPPICKPDDDPNAAWYVPLQACMHNIPIGEIERGSRWPEKWPARVHTIPYWLNKSQMGIYGKPAPDDFKADYEHWKHVVSKTYTTDLGFNWTNVRNVMDMRAVYGGFAAALKDLKVWVMNVVNTNSPDTLPIIFERGLFGIYHDWCESFSTYPRTYDLLHADHLFSMLKNRCKITPVIVEVDRIVRPGGKFIVLDDVSTIIEVEKLLKSLHWDVQLTFSKNQEGTLIAQKSTWRPDTYVTAS, encoded by the exons ATGGCCACCGCAAAACACCGTACCTCCAAGCGATCTTCAGGTAGTTCCTACGCATCCACCGTCACCACTGTCATTTTCATGTGTATCTTTATTTTAGGTGTCTGGATGCTCACTTCAAACTCATATGTTTCCTCAAACAAGTCCACGACCCGACTCACTCACGCTACTTCTTCTCAAACCCGATCACCAAAAATCCATGTTGAAACTCCCGCTTTTGAAGACAATCCTGGTGATCTTCCCGACGATGCTATCAGGCCTGACGACGGTTCTGCACCGCGCATTGACCGGTCAAATGAAACCAAACCTCAAGTTGATAAACAACCGCATGTTCAGAAAAAAGTAAAATATGGAGAGGTTGAATTGTCTGAGGAAGGTAACGTTACTCAAAATCAAAGTATCGAAACGGTTCAACAAACTACTGCAAATGAAGATCGTAGAAGAAAAGGTGAACATCAAGAAAAGAATAATGATAAACAAGACGAATTGGATGATAATGAAGAACATGGTATAACAGAAGAAGATGAAGAGAACAGATTAGATAAAGACCATCATCAACAAAAAATAGGTGAGGATCGAATACGAAACAAAGAGAAACCAATAGAAACTCATCAAACAAAAGAAACGAAACCGTTGAGTAAAGAAGACAAGATCGAACCAACAATAATCGCACAGACTAACGATTCAAATGCAGCAGCAGGTGATACAATGATGGTGCCAAAAGAGTCGAACGAATCTAAAAATGAGTGGAAAACACAATTAGGTCAGTCGGAAGATGAAAAAGAGAGACAGGCTGACGTGGCAGCTGATTACAAATGGGAATTATGTAATGTTAGAAGTGGGACCGACTACATACCTTGTTTGGACAATGTAAAAGCAATAAGGAAATTGCCAAGTAGAGGTCATTTTGAGCATCGAGAACGACATTGCCCAGAGGAGGGTCCCACCTGTCTGGTCCCCATACCCGAGGGTTACAGGACACCTATTCCATGGCCTCAAAGTAGAGATAAG ATATGGTTTCGTAATGTACCACACAAGTCCTTGGCAAAGATAAAAGGCCACCAGAATTGGGTGAAGGTGAGTGGTGAATTCCTTGCCTTCCCGGGAGGTGGAACTCAGTTTATCCATGGTGCTCTACATTATATTGATGTTCTACAACAG GCAGTGCCAGAGATCGCATGGGGAAAACACACACGGGTGGTTTTAGACGTAGGGTGCGGTGTAGCAAGTTTTGGAGGTTACCTTTTTGACAGAGACGTGTTAACGATGTCGTTTGCGCCTAACGATGAACATGAATCTCAAATCCAGTTTGCACTTGAGAGAGGAATACCAGCAATTTCGGCTGTCATGGGCACTCGACGTCTTCCGTTTCCGAGCAACGTTTTTGATCTCATTCATTGTGCTCGTTGCAGAGTACCCTGGCATAGAGAAG GTGGCATGCTTCTTCTGGAAATAAATCGTCTACTTCGGCCAGGAGGTTATTTTGTTTGGTCGGCAACACCAGTTTACCGAAAAAATGTAGATGATTCTCAAATATGGGCAG ATATGTCTGCTCTAACGGTGGCAATGTGTTGGGAGCTTGTCACAATCAAAAAGGACAAACTCGATTATGTTGATGTGGCAATTTACCGGAAACCAGAATCAAACGAATGCTATAATGTAAGAAAGAAACAAAAACCACCAATATGCAAACCAGATGATGATCCAAATGCAGCATG GTATGTACCTCTACAAGCATGTATGCACAACATCCCAATAGGGGAAATAGAGAGAGGCTCACGATGGCCTGAAAAATGGCCCGCCCGAGTTCATACAATTCCATACTGGTTAAACAAATCCCAGATGGGTATTTATGGAAAACCAGCCCCAGATGATTTTAAAGCAGATTATGAACATTGGAAACATGTTGTTAGCAAAACATATACAACTGACTTAGGATTCAACTGGACCAATGTAAGAAACGTTATGGATATGAGAGCTGTTTATGGTGG GTTTGCAGCAGCATTGAAGGACTTGAAGGTATGGGTGATGAATGTAGTGAACACAAACTCTCCTGATACACTGCCAATAATATTTGAGAGGGGTCTTTTTGGAATTTACCATGATTGGTGTGAATCTTTTAGCACGTATCCTCGCACTTACGATCTCCTACATGCAGATCATCTATTCTCCATGCTTAAAAACAG GTGTAAAATCACCCCTGTTATAGTAGAGGTTGATAGGATCGTAAGACCAGGCGGGAAATTTATCGTACTGGATGATGTCAGTACGATAATCGAAGTCGAGAAATTGTTGAAGTCGCTACATTGGGATGTACAGTTAACCTTTTCTAAGAACCAAGAAGGAACACTAATCGCTCAAAAGTCAACATGGAGACCAGACACTTATGTAACAGCTTCATGA
- the LOC139896553 gene encoding glutaredoxin-C3, producing the protein MMHPYKLSDFVVSIVVLLMIMINMPNKVVASKSTSAFVETVIYSNKIAIFSKSYCPYCRRAKRIFNELKEQPYVVELDLRDDGYKIQSVLLDRVGRRTVPQIFVNGKHIGGADDLEVAVRNGMLQDLLGTS; encoded by the exons ATGATGCATCCTTATAAACTCAGTGATTTTGTAGTTTCCATTGTCGTGCTGTTGATGATTATGATCAATATGCCAAATAAAGTCGTAGCATCGAAGTCCACGTCAGCTTTTGTTGAAACCGTCATCTATTCCAATAAAATCGCCATTTTCTCCAAATCATACTGCCC ATATTGTCGACGTGCGAAACGGATATTTAATGAACTAAAAGAGCAACCTTATGTTGTGGAGCTTGATCTTCGAG ATGATGGGTACAAGATTCAGAGTGTGCTGTTAGATCGCGTTGGTCGTCGCACTGTTCCTCAAATATTTGTGAATGGGAAGCATATTGGTGGTGCTGATG ATCTTGAAGTTGCTGTCCGGAACGGTATGTTGCAAGATCTTTTGGGTACAAGTTGA